The Pongo abelii isolate AG06213 chromosome 11, NHGRI_mPonAbe1-v2.0_pri, whole genome shotgun sequence genome includes a window with the following:
- the SUMO1 gene encoding small ubiquitin-related modifier 1, with amino-acid sequence MSDQEAKPSTEDLGDKKEGEYIKLKVIGQDSSEIHFKVKMTTHLKKLKESYCQRQGVPMNSLRFLFEGQRIADNHTPKELGMEEEDVIEVYQEQTGGHSTV; translated from the exons gaGGCAAAACCTTCAACTGAGGACTTGGGGGATAAGAAGGAAGGTGAATATATTAAACTCAAAGTCATTGGACAG GATAGCAGTGAGATTCACTTCAAAGTGAAAATGACAACACATCTCAAGAAACTCAAAGAATCTTACTGTCAAAGACAG GGCGTTCCAATGAATTCACTCAGGTTTCTCTTTGAGGGTCAGAGAATTGCTGATAATCATACTCCAAAAGAA CTGGGAATGGAGGAAGAAGATGTGATTGAAGTTTATCAGGAACAAACGGGGGGTCATTCAACAGTTtag